From Diprion similis isolate iyDipSimi1 chromosome 5, iyDipSimi1.1, whole genome shotgun sequence, the proteins below share one genomic window:
- the LOC124406379 gene encoding LOW QUALITY PROTEIN: uncharacterized protein LOC124406379 (The sequence of the model RefSeq protein was modified relative to this genomic sequence to represent the inferred CDS: deleted 2 bases in 1 codon), whose amino-acid sequence MSKSSKTSIRSFRKYGLRRKNKDLKNLLKPYNFCCDINNHDEETRYDKRNLPFSSSLMVLSPIQESPTLKFRYQFTEPAVNARRKSKPRSEEWNLGENPGSKTRGPLLWYQEDELEVAKNQFWSEKQKLYNEEADKNALIGEKKGILHTGIKAKMGSMKVVTGPRWYQDLSIPQHIFSKWHKMKQVLALEATMTADYEETITVRTQKALAIIGVTSTFCRIDPPVIKKLQRRTQLQPVQFLREIYRRVTGQYFEEEEYKKTYDCNERIILSAIAFLTLPDAVLELNNRLPPISESVFPPKRKLFLPYTISRNCTRHSMKDRSFILDFEKTVLQLYHLKRHRVVIVYKSPYMEPLSLPPDWAKYRTCLDKWRAKCKVIPRPRIILPQLKKDKPNDRLDFGNKTYSQEKFEDVLPSQNELPPENGTSLTEANVKGLKTPFDFSTPTLQENHKQTFDFTFSGLGEKSGPVNYEICGTLKPPFPKRKSWLGEKEAHYIVSGISEHENPPTCPVTYVMTGISCVTPNNSDEQFFAELKLGDGPKRVYPTGRKNLSKNWQEWLQDADEQFLEVEREANKIIKSVEATMRLVIPKGRCDACCSCRQTRKTDLKSRSTKTPYMVIDSIAEGDNQNRYIIGSLAMHSPGPSPTESTVNLLEVVASKETVQKKLLINGITNDSGETTYYISGVTQETQHIPRRTIVAEHLPKPLRNVPPCACTIEQMFNEEKTPSGSGDDIPQTKKEGVCCGHKYRPNEPPAITCKKYPGDRSCRRNPFDNKLKRAMLSRTETLCCDEADGPSEKKKMFTLPAFAPCGDEDGMAICGGPWGAKNIPDPKVIAAREAEAKQILKAPPCGDTPGRAVCGGPWGAVNPSPKVRKSGDDEEEDEEDEDEESEMKGDQLSPREQAKLAKEAKAKAEKLRRERLKRDNLCSARFEDELSDKADGKRSMVKEAPPVYCDFDNQWNRMRTAPTTNPWHNEYEKSLKLTQAVRLSSNDQEIKTRGDKEGGNSLKRKQKTEGPTESNCSRKNESLKEDTNNIRSNVKGHGVKTKDNVEVIYSGKQVTEGQPRLLNSNAVTNGQQSNAKSGVLASECVRTNSLTYNKNRIDSSEESRTTRKAKSLKSANVSCTEKKSQPTKFAKSKKIEDVDNRKRKRAQSSEKSNDGRSKRSMKNDFENEKDKERLKKITKVQKSPPQKTFRHERDTTFKKHKTKVTPGSSSSAPQAQAVSRVGKKSDEYKVAPAIIPNEPRMPCQRQDTQSDSESDNCGCSDDGETSMNNKSRKEKEGPFGWRTKSQQALPREKTLVYLVEPPDQVDMVKVREGGRPCKCRENRNKKKILIYNIGGAVSVSKGGRKNDRPQLIEGVTYVTPPQSPRNSSEYIPEYELFESPYKMCERKRSDQDLKYIDEISTPQGLSPKKETNKESCACRDKREECIVENLPDKEKDQRTDDSKAKTRSSALKDDGLIDFFTSCQDAVPCWLKCAKFSKAGCCAKPKLLQVKKPVCECRYERRVVKREEEKQKWFDRQQRLRAAKKQPYMQVAGTSRPMGHDTKLIISSVKKVLRDGEFIPESQYCVSGVAENYAMGPPRHIVPGITMQSPLVTPEPSKPDILCMCGHRHWSPTDITAGGLAPEGLALRAIDYPCRGREQRKEIPNDIGGGMEESLSIDDSSKPYVAYHSCADGGGGRSSIAQNGGQLHEMKKCKLKVNIGENEVRNANRDVERTKLGAKKITQSLTEEVMKETTQASTSKNRSNVKKTITTRSEEFENAEKQQYHSQKIASSTNKTPELNIDPTQGNSEQDKSTSETKRDLYELMKDELQKMASEDFILAKLPECWLIPQLRSWIEYREGKVITDRMKNKLCDVSRKRWGMMQQTKKPSIPPPSLQLTPFEIATMTFDRAIEMKEKTSVIKRKYYSQLRKMRVCEARSYWPTMEFGKFPSLSFKEAYFTYMAGKEADGHVFRPWKLEDSKNH is encoded by the exons ATGtcaaaatcttcaaaaacGTCAATAAGAAGCTTTAGAAAATATGGATTGAG gagaaaaaataaggatCTTAAGAACCTCCTAAAGCCTTACAATTTCTGTTGCGATATCAACAATCACGACGAAGAGACTCGCTATGATAAGCGAAATCTACCATTCTCATCTTCTCTAATGGTGTTATCGCCAATTCAAGAATCCCCAACACTCAAGTTCCGCTATCAATTTACCGAACCAGCAGTAAACGCACGGCGAAAAAGTAAACCGAGGTCAGAAGAATGGAATCTAGGTGAAAACCCAGGCTCGAAAACGCGCGGACCATTATTGTGGTACCAAGAGGATGAACTTGAGGTtgccaaaaatcaattttggtctgaaaagcaaaaattgtacaatgaGGAAGCAGATAAAAATGCACTcattggagagaaaaaaggtaTACTCCACACAGGAA TCAAGGCAAAAATGGGTTCAATGAAGGTTGTTACTGGTCCACGATGGTATCAAGATCTCTCGATTCCACAA CATATATTTTCTAAATGGCATAAGATGAAACAAGTACTGGCACTCGAAGCCACCATGACAGCTGATTATGAGGAGACGATAACTGTTAGAACGCAAAAAGCTCTTGCGATCATTGGCGTAACATCTACCTTTTGTCGAATTGATCCTCCAGttataaaaaagttacagcgtaGAACTCAGCTTCAGCCGGTTCAATTCTTGCGAGAAATTTATAGAAGAGTTACTGGGCAGTATTTCGAGGAAGAAGAGTACA aaaagactTACGACTGTAATGAGAGAATTATTCTATCAGCAATTGCATTTTTGACACTGCCTGATGCCGTATTGGAGTTGAACAACAGGTTGCCTCCTATTTCAGAATCAGTATTTCCTCCAAAACGTAAACTATTTTTACCCTATACTATATCACGAAATTGTACTAGACATAGCATGAAGGACAGATCGTTTAtccttgattttgaaaaaaccgtTTTACAGCTTTACCATCTCAAACGCCACCGCGTGGTAATA GTTTATAAATCACCTTATATGGAGCCGCTCTCTTTGCCCCCTGACTGGGCAAAGTATAGAACATGCTTGGATAAATGGCGTGCAAAGTGCAAAGTCATACCAAGGCCTAGAATAATTTTAccacaattgaaaaaagataaaccGAACGATCGTCTCGACTTTGGAAATAAAACGTACAGTCAGGAAAAGTTTGAGGATGTTTTACCCTCTCAAAACGAACTACCTCCAGAAAATGGCACTAGCTTAACGGAAGCTAACGTTAAAGGTTTGAAAACACCGTTTGATTTCTCTACTCCAACACTCCAGGAGAATCATAAGCAGACGTTCGACTTCACATTCTCGGGATTGGGAGAAAAATCTGGACCGGTGAATTATGAAATATgcg GTACTCTGAAACCACCTTTTCCGAAAAGGAAGTCATGGCTAGGGGAGAAGGAAGCTCATTACATAGTATCGGGTATATCGGAGCACGAGAATCCCCCAACATGTCCGGTTACGTATGTGATGACGGGAATTTCTTGCGTCACTCCAAACAACAGCGACGAACAGTTTTTTGCGGAATTAAAACTTGGTGATGGCCCAAAACGAGTTTACCCCAcgggtagaaaaaatttatccaaaaaCTGGCAAGAATGGTTACAAGACGCAGATGAACAATTTTTGGAGGTGGAAAGAGAGGCGAATAAGATTATAAAAAGTGTCGAAGCAACGATGAGACTTGTCATACCCAAAGGACGTTGCGATGCATGCTGCTCTTGCAgacaaacaagaaaaactgATTTAAAATCACGCTCAACAAAAACTCCTTACATGGTGATCGACAGTATTGCAGAAGGTGACAATCAGAACAGATACATTATCGGATCTCTGGCCATGCATTCGCCAGGTCCTAGTCCCACAGAATCAACGGTGAACCTCTTAGAAGTAGTCGCGTCTAAGGAGACGGTGCAGAAAAAACTTTTGATAAACGGTATCACAAACGACAGTGGAGAAACGACATATTATATATCTGGTGTCACACAGGAGACTCAGCACATTCCGAGAAGAACAATTGTCGCAGAACATCTTCCGAAACCGCTACGGAATGTTCCGCCATGTGCTTGTACCATTGAGCAGATGtttaacgaagaaaaaacaccGAGTGGAAGTGGAGATGATATACCTCAAACGAAGAAGGAAGGCGTTTGTTGCGGACATAAATACCGGCCGAATGAACCGCCCGCTATCACGTGTAAAAAATATCCTGGTGACAGATCTTGCAGGCGAAATCCGTTCGATAATAAGCTGAAGAGAGCTATGCTATCCAGAACCGAAACCTTGTGCTGTGATGAAGCCGATGGGCCgtcagaaaagaagaaaatgtttaCTCTGCCGGCTTTTGCGCCGTGTGGAGACGAAGATGGTATGGCGATTTGCGGGGGACCGTGGGGTGCGAAGAATATTCCCGATCCGAAAGTCATTGCTGCGAGAGAGGCTGAGGCAAAACAGATATTAAAAGCACCTCCGTGTGGAGATACACCTGGTAGAGCAGTTTGCGGAGGTCCTTGGGGCGCGGTGAATCCCTCACCTAAAGTGCGCAAGTCGGGagacgatgaagaagaagacgaggaagatgaagatgaagagagTGAAATGAAAGGCGACCAGTTGAGCCCGAGGGAGCAAGCAAAACTAGCAAAAGAAGCTAAAGCAAAGGCAGAAAAGTTAAGAAGGGAACGATTAAAACGTGACAACCTTTGTTCGGCGAGATTTGAAGACGAGCTTAGTGATAAAGCTGACGGTAAACGATCCATGGTAAAAGAAGCGCCACCCGTCTATTGTGACTTTGATAATCAATGGAATAGAATGCGAACAGCTCCCACCACAAATCCATGGCACAACGAGTATGAAAAGTCTCTGAAATTAACACAAGCAGTGAGATTATCTTCCAACGATCAAGAGATCAAGACACGAGGTGATAAGGAGGGAGGAAATTCGTTGAAACGAAAGCAAAAAACGGAGGGCCCTACTGAATCAAATTGTTCTAGGAAGAATGAATCTCTGAAAGAGGATACAAACAATATCAGATCCAATGTCAAAGGACACGGCGTAAAGACAAAAGATAATGTTGAAGTGATTTACAGTGGTAAACAGGTGACAGAAGGTCAGCCTCGTTTACTCAATTCGAATGCAGTTACCAATGGTCAACAATCTAATGCCAAAAGCGGAGTTCTGGCAAGTGAATGTGTACGAACTAACTCGCTTACTTATAACAAAAACCGAATAGATTCTTCGGAAGAAAGTCGAACAACTCGTAAGGCCAAAAGTTTAAAAAGTGCCAACGTCtcttgtacagaaaaaaaatcacaaccgACGAAATTTGCTAAGTCCAAAAAGATAGAAGATGTTGATAATCGCAAAAGAAAGCGAGCTCAGAGTTCCGAAAAAAGTAACGATGGTAGGAGTAAgcgatcgatgaaaaatgatttcgaaaacgaaaaagacaaggaaaggttaaaaaaaattacaaaggtTCAAAAATCACCCCcccaaaaaactttcaggCATGAGCGTGACACCACGTTCAAAAAACATAAAACTAAAGTAACTCCTGGCTCGTCCTCATCAGCTCCACAGGCTCAGGCAGTTTCGAGAGTTGGCAAAAAATCTGATGAGTACAAAGTAGCACCTGCAATCATTCCAAATGAACCACGTATGCCTTGTCAAAGACAGGACACACAATCTGATAGCGAATCGGATAATTGTGGCTGTTCAGACGACGGGGAAACTAGTATGAATAACAAAAGCCgtaaagaaaaagagggaCCATTTGGGTGGAGAACTAAATCCCAACAAGCACTTCCACGAGAAAAGACTTTGGTATACCTCGTGGAACCACCTGATCAAGTCGATATGGTAAAAGTAAGAGAAGGCGGGCGACCATGTAAATGCAGAGAAAacagaaacaagaaaaaaattctcatttacAATATTGGAGGAGCAGTGAGCGTTTCAAAGGGTGGAAGGAAAAATGATCGGCCCCAGCTCATAGAAGGAGTAACTTACGTAACACCTCCACAAAGCCCTAGAAACAGCAGTGAATACATCCCTGAGTACGAACTCTTTGAATCTCCCTACAAAATGTGCGAGCGAAAAAGATCTGACCAGGATCTAAAATATATAGATGAAATCTCGACTCCCCAAGGTCTGTCGCCAAAGAAAGAAACTAACAAAGAATCGTGTGCGTGTCGCGATAAACGTGAAGAGTGTATTGTAGAGAATTTACCTGACAAGGAAAAAGACCAACGCACAGATGACTCAAAAGCAAAGACACGGTCTTCGGCTCTGAAGGATGACGGCTTGATTGACTTCTTTACTAGCTGTCAGGACGCGGTACCTTGTTGGTTGAAGTGCGCGAAGTTTTCAAAAGCTGGTTGTTGCGCGAAGCCAAAATTGTTACAGGTGAAAAAGCCTGTATGTGAATGCCGGTACGAGAGAAGGGTggtaaaaagagaagaagagaagcaaAAATGGTTTGATCGCCAACAGCGTTTAAGAGCAGCGAAAAAACAGCCGTACATGCAGGTTGCAGGAACATCGAGGCCAATGGGGCATGACACGAAGCTCATCATTTCATCAGTAAAAAAAGTTCTGCGAGACGGCGAGTTCATTCCAGAATCCCAGTACTGCGTTAGTGGAGTGGCAGAAAATTATGCTATGGGACCTCCTCGGCATATTGTTCCTGGTATTACGATGCAGAGTCCTTTGGTCACCCCTGAACCCAGCAAACCAGATATTCTTTGCATGTGTGGACACAGACATTGGTCTCCGACAGACATTACGGCAGGTGGATTGGCACCGGAAGGTCTTGCCCTGCGGGCAATAGACTATCCGTGCAGAGGAAGAGAACAACGGAAGGAGATTCCGAATGATATTGGTGGAGGCATGGAAGAGTCACTGAGCATTGATGATAGTAGTAAACCTTACGTGGCCTACCACAGCTGCGCTGATGGTGGCGGAGGTCGTAGCTCGATTGCTCAAAACGGTGGACAATTGCATGAGATGAAGAAATGCAAACTGAAGGTTAATATTGGTGAGAATGAAGTTCGCAACGCAAACCGTGATGTGGAAAGAACGAAGTTAggtgcgaaaaaaattacacaaagtcTGACTGAAGAAGTAATGAAGGAAACTACTCAAGCGAGCACTAGTAAGAATAGGAGTAACGTGAAAAAAACGATTACAACGAGAagtgaagaatttgaaaatgcgGAAAAGCAGCAATATCATTCACAAAAAATTGCATCATCCACAAATAAGACTCCGGAATTAAATATAGACCCTACTCAAGGTAATTCGGAGCAGGATAAATCAACTTCAGAAACTAAAAGAGATTTATATGAATTGATGAAG GATGAATTGCAAAAGATGGCCAGCGAAGATTTTATTCTAGCTAAACTACCTGAGTGTTGGTTGATACCTCAGTTGAGATCCTGGATCGAATACCGAGAAGGAAAAGTCATCACTGACAGGATGAAaa ataaattGTGCGACGTTTCGAGAAAAAGATGGGGCATGATGCAGCAAACCAAGAAACCCAGTATTCCGCCACCATCATTGCAGTTAACTCCGTTTGAAATTGCTACAATGACTTTTGATAGAGCgatagaaatgaaagaaaag ACTTCAGTCATCAAAAGAAAGTACTACAGTCAACTACGTAAGATGCGTGTTTGTGAAGCCCGTTCATATTGGCCTACAATGGAGTTTGGAAAGTTCCCGAGCCTCAGCTTTAAAGAAGCGTACTTCACTTACATGGCCGGAAAAGAGGCTGATGGACACGTATTCAGGCCGTGGAAATTAGAAGATTCTAAAAATCATTAA
- the LOC124406263 gene encoding melanotransferrin, which yields MDYGSRMCLLISVLVVYQIFQSANGLLINNTIVWCTVSDAEQRKCEAFSKAVDQKISSFTFRDISLACKQAFNEEACMTMLDEEKAHLTTLDPGEVFIAGRYHSLLPIMQEKLVTGLTSQSAVAVIKKGGLSDVLSLRDLRGKKACFAGVGTQAGWVIPIHTLMEQGGMEVIDCNNHVKSTINYFGPSCAVNALIDKYNPLGDNSDQLCKLCIGKVPGGKCTNADPYAGYEGAFKCLLEAGDIAFLVDTTVQEMTSNTLDLNSPSKDQFELLCTDGSRRPVDDFRNCNWGSVPSRAIVTSSATDVNMRKLYQRFLITASQEFSNSSANSNSSFTNDNRFGNRDGYENRPSFDNRQGYDRSDDRNYNNNFSGNRNFYYRNGSENNFEQGNNNGLYPSDRQSPGYVENPNIADILPLENFDLFESSPRYGEHHNLLFSDSTREFHLLAEKDQNYPQYLGRSLNAILAVRHCPVNRMTLCVTSEPEMEKCIKMRIALKAQLLKPEMVCYKGHSQIHCMQAIQNGDADVTELDASDVYTAGLRYGLIPFISEVYNLGSPDYYVVAVAKEEDPTTDLTYLKNKYTCHPGINTAAGWVYPLAYLISNGWIRGYGCDSVRAAAEYFTKSCIPGALSTEYNTGVPYDNMCDLCHGASYRYCRRDASEDYFGYTGAFRCLVEGGGNVAFVKHTTVAENTDGKRRSTWARNTFTKDFELLCPDGTRRPTGKYMECNLGKVAANAIVTRGGYYGYNETQLNAYINLFVYAQQYYGRKDPDEFSFSMFYSTPPYSDLIFQDAAQQLVVIPPEKRQFSAYVGPDFMRARRITDCNAGAAAIQYTIIGSFAMGLLAVLLGS from the exons ATGGATTACGGTTCGAGGATGTGCTTGCTAATCAGTGTGCTCGTGGTTTATCAGATATTTCAATCTGCAAATG GTCTATTGATTAACAACACCATCGTGTGGTGCACGGTATCGGATGCTGAACAGCGAAAGTGCGAAGCGTTCTCCAAAGCGGTGGACCAGAAAATATCAAGCTTTACGTTCAGGGATATATCTTTAGCATGCAAACAAGCATTCAACGAAGAGGCCTGCATGACCATGTTAGACGAAGAAAAAGCACACTTGACCACATTGGATCCTGGGGAGGTATTCATCGCTGGAAGATACCACAGTCTTCTGCCAATTATGCAAGAAAAACTTGTTACCGGATTAACTAGTCAGTCCGCAGTAGCGGTAATAAAGAAAGGCGGACTGTCTGATGTTCTCTCCCTTAGGGATCTCAGAGGTAAAAAGGCCTGTTTTGCAGGAGTAGGAACTCAAGCTGGCTGGGTCATCCCGATACACACG TTAATGGAGCAAGGTGGAATGGAAGTGATTGACTGCAACAACCATGTGAAATCAACGATAAATTACTTTGGTCCAAGCTGTGCTGTTAATGCATTGATTGACAAATATAATCCGTTAG gTGACAATTCCGATCAATTGTGTAAGCTCTGTATAGGTAAAGTACCAGGTGGAAAATGTACGAACGCAGACCCATATGCTGGATACGAAGGTGCTTTCAAATGCTTACTTGAAGCTGGCGACATAGCATTCCTTGTTGATACAACAGTGCAAGAGATGACCTCGAATACTCTTGATTTGA ATTCACCTAGCAAGGATCAATTTGAGCTGCTATGCACTGATGGAAGTCGTAGGCCAGTTGACGATTTTCGTAATTGTAATTGGGGCAGCGTACCATCGCGAGCGATTGTTACCTCATCTGCGACAGATGTGAACATGCGCAAACTGTATCAGAGATTTCTTATAACAGCTAGTCAGGAATTTTCCAACTCATCTGCAAATTCCAATTCCTCATTCACGAACGACAATCGTTTCGGAAATCGAGATGGTTATGAGAATAGACCTAGTTTTGACAACCGACAAGGCTATGATAGATCTGACGatcgtaattataacaataactTTTCTGgtaacagaaatttttattatcgtaaCGGATCGGAAAACAATTTTGAGCAAGGAAACAATAACGGACTGTATCCTTCGGACCGACAAAGTCCAGGCTATGTGGAAAATCCCAATATAGCTGACATACTTCCTCTGGAGAATTTTGACTTGTTCGAATCATCTCCGAGATATGGAGAAcatcataatttattattttcg GATTCAACCAGAGAGTTTCATTTGTTAGCTGAAAAGGACCAAAACTATCCACAATATCTTGGACGATCCCTGAATGCTATTTTGGCTGTTAGACATTGCCCAGTGAACAGAATGACTTTGTGCGTAACTTCCGAGCCTGAAATGGAAAAGTGTATTAAAATGAGG ATCGCATTGAAGGCACAGTTGTTGAAACCAGAAATGGTCTGCTATAAGGGTCACAGTCAGATACATTGCATGCAGGCTATACAAAATGG AGATGCCGACGTGACGGAGTTAGATGCTAGCGACGTTTACACGGCGGGTCTGCGATATGGACTCATACCGTTCATCTCCGAAGTCTATAATCTGGGCAGTCCTGACTACTACGTTGTGGCTGTAGCCAAGGAAGAGGACCCGACCACGGATTTGacatacttgaaaaataagtaCACTTGTCATCCTGGAATAAACACTGCAGCAGGCTGGGTCTATCCCTTGGCTTACTTGATTTCAAACGGATGGATCAGGGGCTATGGATGTGATTCGGTGCGCGCAGCTGCAGAATACTTCACTAAATCCTGTATACCCGGTGCTCTGAGCACCGAATATAATACCGGAGTGCCGTACGACAATATGTGTGACTTGTGCCATGGAGCGAGCTACAGATACTGCCGCCGAGATGCTTCTGAAGATTATTTTGGATACACCGGTGCTTTCAGGTGTTTAGTCGAAGGTGGAGGCAATGTTGCTTTTGTCAAACATACAACAGTCGCCGAAAATACCGACGGTAAGCGAAGATCCACTTGGGCTCGAAACACGTTCACCAAAGATTTCGAGCTGTTGTGTCCAGACGGAACGCGACGACCTACAGGAAAATACATGGAATGTAACCTCGGAAAGGTTGCCGCCAATGCAATCGTAACACGAGGCGGATATTACGGGTATAATGAAACCCAACTCAACGCTTATATCAATCTATTTGTTTATGCGCAGCAATATTATGGCAGGAAAGATCCCGACGAGTTCAGTTTCAGCATGTTCTACAGCACGCCACCTTATAGTGATCTAATTTTCCAAGATGCTGCTCAACAGCTTGTCGTTATCCCACCTGAGAAGAGACAGTTTAGCGCGTATGTGGGGCCCGATTTTATGAGGGCTAGGAGAATTACTGACTGTAATGCTGGAGCTGCTGCTATTCAGTATACTATCATTGGATCATTCGCTATGGGACTTTTGGCTGTACTACTAGGCAGCTAG
- the LOC124406388 gene encoding uncharacterized protein LOC124406388, with the protein MDGSAAVVFDALTKDNYKSWRIKAEASLRVSHLWNYVGENEKSPKDAELWMKEDKIAKSKLILHISSSLLPLIENCATTREIWSKLENIYGNKDEFEASIDHSEADDEDAIINTIEECVEDLFDIINNSPEKKISEDKKSLSTTFTSNLLSRLKENNVEKMLDEKIIIDAVSDFIDVIDQLPKIEIKEHTNDLSCELIDILLVKFGINPHKNDNSVAKSDAVKSGKPDDVQEEKIPNEIRSQDNPSNTLDITTNQSEQIVQKEALVEDQSRKLIETYSKLPLSNQQFDYERVPYESDDEPGYKNSMHPLTHLNTPPPTPIHKKLYKCGICRKEGHNRTTCLLNRPITSGSKFAQLTETPKRSHKCGACGNEGHNRTSCPLNESVTSASKSPARAIEIPKKLHKCGVCGAEGHNRTTCQMNKPAVSAWKLESYLPVTPKVYKCGGCGNEGHNITTCPRLKSLASTPKPAAMSTPARSYSCGLCGGEGHNRSTCSRNYVTPTPSARASPRCSTCGNEGHNSRTCGRHSTSSFAAFRSSYSSLPPSPSYSYPSLSFSSPSPSYSGGGGRSYTCGNCGGSGHNRRTCQG; encoded by the exons ATGGACGGTTCAGCTGCAGTGGTTTTTGACGCATTAACGAAAGATAATTATAAAAGCTGGCGAATAAAAGCCGAAGCTTCGTTAAGAGTATCTCACCTGTGGAATTATGTCGGAGAGAACGAAAAATCACCGAAGGATGCTGAATTGTGGATGAAAGAGGATAAAATAGCTAAATCAAAATTGATATTGCATATCAGCAGCTCGCTGCTTCCATTAATCGAAAATTGTGCAACTACGCGAGAAATTTGGTCGAAGCTTGAGAATATTTACGGCAATAAAGATGAATTTGAAGCTTCAATTGATCATTCTGAAGCTGATGATGAGGATGCGATCATTAATACTATTGAGGAATGTGTCGAAGATTTATTTGATATCATCAACAATTCaccagagaaaaaaatatcagaggATAAAAAATCACTCAGTACTACTTTTACCAGCAATTTACTCTCAAGATTGAAGGAAAATAATGTTGAGAAGATgctggatgaaaaaataatcatcgatgctgtgagtgaTTTCATCGATGTTATTGATCAATTACCCAAGATTGAGATAAAAGAACACACGAATGACTTGAGCTGTGAACTCATTGATATTTTGCTGGTAAAATTTGGCATAAATCCTCATAAAAATGACAACAGTGTAGCAAAAAGTGACGCCGTCAAAAGTGGAAAACCAGATGATGTCCAGGAAGAGAAAATTCCTAATGAAATTAGGAGCCAAGATAATCCATCAAATACTCTGGATATTACGACAAATCAGAGTGAACAAATTGTGCAAAAAGAAGCATTGGTAGAGGATCAATCAAGAAAATTGATTGAGACCTACAGCAAATTGCCGCTCTCTAATCAGCAGTTCGATTACGAGAGAGTGCCTTATGAATCAGACGATGAACCAG gataCAAGAATTCAATGCATCCATTGACGCATCTTAACACTCCACCACCTACGCCGATTCATAAAAAACTATACAAGTGTGGCATTTGTCGTAAAGAAG GACATAATCGAACAACTTGCTTGCTGAACAGGCCGATCACTTCTGGATCAAAATTTGCACAACTCACTGAAACTCCCAAAAGGTCACACAAATGTGGAGCATGTGGTAACGAAG gACATAACAGAACTTCTTGTCCACTGAATGAATCGGTTACTTCTGCGTCGAAGTCTCCTGCGCGAGCtattgaaattccgaaaaagTTGCATAAATGTGGAGTATGTGGTGCAGAAG GACACAACAGAACGACTTGTCAGATGAATAAACCAGCTGTTTCCGCGTGGAAACTCGAAAGTTACCTACCTGTAACTCCAAAGGTATATAAATGCGGAGGATGCGGCAATGAAG GACACAACATAACAACATGCCCACGATTGAAATCACTTGCTTCAACGCCTAAACCTGCTGCTATGAGTACTCCTGCCAGATCATATTCATGTGGATTGTGTGGAGGAGAAG GTCATAATAGATCAACGTGTTCCCGCAATTATGTAACGCCAACACCTTCGGCAAGAGCCTCTCCCAGATGCAGCACCTGTGGCAATGAAG GTCACAACAGTAGAACTTGCGGCCGTCACAGTACTTCGTCATTCGCCGCTTTCAGATCTTCGTACTCGTCCTTACCTCCCTCACCTTCATATTCATATCCTTCACTGTCATTCTCATCTCCATCACCATCTTACTCCGGAGGGGGTGGTCGTAGTTATACGTGTGGCAACTGTGGTGGTTCAG GACACAATCGAAGAACATGCCAAGGTTAA